CGATCAGGGCGTCGGCGATGGTCGGGCCCACGCCGTCGATCTCCGCGAGCCGCTCGCGCTCGCCGCCCTCGGCCGCCGCCCGCAGGGCCGTCATGGAGCCGAACGCGGTGGCCAGGGAGCGCGCCGCCGTCGGGCCGACATGCCGGATGGAGAGCGCCACGAGCACGCGCCACAGCGGCTGGGACTTGGCCTTCTCCAGCTCGTCGAACAGGCGCAGGGTGGTGGCCGTGGGCGACGAGGGCCGCTTCGCGGTGCCCGCCGTGAAGAAGTACGGCTTGAGGGACCACACGCCGGACGGGACCATGCGCCCGTCCACCTTGGTCCGGCCCTCGCGCCACACGCGCACCTCGCCCAGGGCGCGCTGGGCGTCCGTCAGTCCGTCCTCGCCGCGGGGGCCGACGATCTCCTCGGGGGTGCCGGAGGCCAGGTCGAACACCTGCGCCTCGGCCGTGATCGGCCCGGCACCCTCGGGCACCACCCGCCCCTCGTTCTCCGCCGGATCGGGTCCGGGACCGTTCACCAGCCAGCGGGCGGCCTCCTCGCCGAGCGCCTCGACGTCGAACGCGCCGCGGCCGGCCAGGTGCTCCACGCGCCCGGCCAGCTGGGCGGGGCAGCTGCGCGCGTTGGGGCAGCGCAGGTCCACGTCGCCCTCCTTGGCCGGGGCCAACGGGGTGCCGCACGAGGGGCACTCGGACGGCATGACGAACTCGCGCAGCTCCACGCCCTCGGCCCGCAGCCGCTCGCGCATCGGCAGCACCGGACCCACGACCTCCGGGATGACGTCCCCGGCCTTGCGCAGCACCACCGTGTCCCCGATCAGCACGCCCTTGGCCTTGACCACGTCCTGGTTGTGGAGGGTGGCCATGGCCACGGTGGACCCGGCCACCCGGGCGGGCTCCATCATCGCGAACGGGGTGACGCGGCCGGTCCGGCCCACCGAGACCGTGATGTCCAGCAGCCGGGTGTGCACCTCCTCCGGCGGGTACTTGTACGCCGCGGCCCAGCGCGGCACACGGGAGGTGTGCCCCAGGTAGCGCTGATCCGCGAACGCGTCCGCCTTCAGGACGATCCCGTCGATCTCGTGCACCAGGCGGTGCCGCTTCTGGCCGTACTCCTCGATCACCGCGACGACGCCGGCCAACGCCGCCTCGTCCGCCCCCTCCACCACGCGGGTGTAGGGGCTCACGGGCAGCCCCCAGCCGGCCAGCGCCTGGTAGGCCTCCTCCTGGGAGTCCAGCCCGAACGCCTCCACCGAGCCGATGCCGTGCACGAACATGCTCAAGGGGCGCTGCGCGGTGACAGCCGGGTCCTTCTGGCGCAGCGCGCCGGCGGCGGCGTTGCGCGGGTTGGCGAAGGGCGGCAGCCCCTCCTCCGCGCGGCGCTCGTTGAGCTCGGCGAACGCCTGCGACGGCATGAACACCTCGCCGCGCACCTCGAACTCCTCGGGCCAGCCCTCCCCGGACAGGCGCTGGGGCACGTCCTGGATGGTCATGACGTTGCGGGTGACGTCCTCGCCCGTGACGCCGTCGCCGCGGGTGGCCGCCTGCACCAGGCGCCCGCCGCGGTACCGCAGGGCCACCGCGAGCCCGTCGATCTTGACCTCCACGAGCCAGCGCGGGGCCCGCCCCGGGCGCACCTCGGTCAGTGCGCCCGCGGCCCGCAGGAACCAGACCTCCAGCTCCTCCGGGGAGAACAGGTCCTCGAGCGAGTACATGCGCGCGCCGTGGGTGACGGGGGCGAACGCCTCGGAGGCCTCGCCGCCGACCTCCTGGGTGGGCGAGTCGTTCGAGACCAGCTCCGGATGCAGCGCCTCGAGGTCCTCGAGCTCGCGGTACAGGCGGTCGTACTCGGCGTCGGAGAGCTCGGGCGCGTCGTGCTGGTAGTAGGCCACGCGCGCGGCGCGGACCTGCTCCACGAGCGCGTCGTGGCGCTCGCGCACGCCCTGCTCGGGGATCTGCCCCTCGGTGGGGACGTGGTCGTCGGGGCCCTCGGCGGGGGCGCGGTCTGCGGTGCTCACCGGGTCAGCCTAGCGGCGGCCCCGGACACGGCATCAGGGGCGGGGGAAGCCGACCAGCACCACGGTGATGTTGTCCCGGCCGCCGCGCCACAGCGCGGCCTCCACGAGACGCTCGGCGGCCTCGGAGAGCGCGCCGGCGTCGTCGAGGATGGCGCGGATCTCCTCGTCCAGCAGCTCGCCGGTCAGGCCGTCGCTGCACAGCAGGAGCCGGTCGCCGGGCGCGACGTCGATCTCGGTGACGTCCACCGTGAGGGCGTGGCTCGAACCCAGCGCGCGGGTGATGACGTTGCGGCGCGGGTGCACGCGGGCCTCGGCCGGCGTCAGCTCCCCGGCCTCGACCATCATCTGCACGGCGGAGTGGTCCACGGTCAGCTGCTGCAGGACGGGGGCGCCCACGGGGCGCAGGTAGGCGCGGGAGTCCCCCACGTTGGCGATCGCCCAGCGGCCCCGCTCCACGTCCAGGCACGCCAGGGCCGTGAGGGTGGTTCCGGAGCGGCCCCCGCCGGAGTCGATCACGGCGGCGTTGGCCTCGTGGACGAGCGCGCCGAGCTCCTGGGGGGTGTGCGTCGCGCCCGGGGCGAGGACCTCCGGGACGCGGTGCTCGAGCAGCTCGACGGCGGCGGCCGAGGCCACCTCCCCGGCCTCGTGACCGCCCATGCCGTCCGCCACCGCCGCCAGCAGCAGCGGCTCCCCGACGATCGCCCACGCGTCCTCGTTCAGCTCCCGGACGGCTCCCACGTGGGTCACCGCCACCGCCTCGGGCTGCGCGGGGTCGGCCGCGCCGGTGGTCGGCTGCTCGCTCATGGGTCCTCGGGTTCAGTCGGTGATCAGGGGCTGCGCCGCGCCGTTCATGAGGAGGGAGGGGCGGACCTCTCCGAACCCCCGGACGATCCGCGGCGGCTGCGGGACGAGCACGAAGCGCTCGTCCTCGGAGAGGGCGGCCGCGGTCATGGCGTCCACGAGCACGGTACCCGGATCCGCCAGGGACGTCAGCCGGGAGGCCAGGTTCACGGTGGGCCCGTAGATGTCCCCCAGGCGGGAGAGCACGCGCCCCCACGCCAGGGACACCCGGGCCGAGGGCAGCTCCGTGTCCGCCGCCATGGCCTCGGAGAGCGCGAGCGCGATCTCCGCTCCGGCCTCCGGGGTCTCCGCGTTGAACAGCACCTCGTCCCCGATGGTCTTCACGAGCCAGCCGCCGCCGGCGGCGATGATCTCCGCGGCCCTGGACTCGAACCGCTGGACCGTGCGGGCCAGCGTCCGCTCGTCCATGGTCCGGGAGAGCGTGGTGTAGGAGACCATGTCCGCGAACCCCACCGCGCGGGCCAGCGGGAGCGGCGCGTCGTCCTCCGAGCCGTCCCGGCCCTGCTCCGAGGCGGCCAGCCCCGCCTCCACGCGCACCGTCAGGCGCTGCACCGCGTTGTTGAGCTGACGCCGGTACACCACCTGCATGACCTTCTCGAGCGGACTGATGATCTGCGGCAGCAGGTCGACGGCGGCGCGGCGGGCCTCGGGGTCCGTCCGGCCCTCCGAGGAGATCTGGTCCTCCACCAGCGCCTCGATCTGCCAGACCACCATGCGGTCCGTCATCTGACCCACCGAGCGGGCCAGGGACACGGCCGTGTCCTCGTTGAGGGTGCCCTCGCGGACCAGCTGGAGGACGGCGTCGAACGCGTTGAGGTCCTCCTCGGAGAACACGGTCTCCCCGTCCGGCACGTCCGGGTAGCCCAGGGCCCGGGAGATCCGGCGGGCGGCGCCGGCGGTGATGCCGAGGCGGCGGGCCGCCTCCCGACGGGAGATGGCGGGGGGACCGGCCACGAGTCCGGCGTCGAGCGTGCGCATCGCGCTCGTCCAGCCGGGCTGGGCGACGGGCGCGGGCGTGCGGCG
This Micrococcus flavus DNA region includes the following protein-coding sequences:
- the ligA gene encoding NAD-dependent DNA ligase LigA, with product MSTADRAPAEGPDDHVPTEGQIPEQGVRERHDALVEQVRAARVAYYQHDAPELSDAEYDRLYRELEDLEALHPELVSNDSPTQEVGGEASEAFAPVTHGARMYSLEDLFSPEELEVWFLRAAGALTEVRPGRAPRWLVEVKIDGLAVALRYRGGRLVQAATRGDGVTGEDVTRNVMTIQDVPQRLSGEGWPEEFEVRGEVFMPSQAFAELNERRAEEGLPPFANPRNAAAGALRQKDPAVTAQRPLSMFVHGIGSVEAFGLDSQEEAYQALAGWGLPVSPYTRVVEGADEAALAGVVAVIEEYGQKRHRLVHEIDGIVLKADAFADQRYLGHTSRVPRWAAAYKYPPEEVHTRLLDITVSVGRTGRVTPFAMMEPARVAGSTVAMATLHNQDVVKAKGVLIGDTVVLRKAGDVIPEVVGPVLPMRERLRAEGVELREFVMPSECPSCGTPLAPAKEGDVDLRCPNARSCPAQLAGRVEHLAGRGAFDVEALGEEAARWLVNGPGPDPAENEGRVVPEGAGPITAEAQVFDLASGTPEEIVGPRGEDGLTDAQRALGEVRVWREGRTKVDGRMVPSGVWSLKPYFFTAGTAKRPSSPTATTLRLFDELEKAKSQPLWRVLVALSIRHVGPTAARSLATAFGSMTALRAAAEGGERERLAEIDGVGPTIADALIEWFAQDWHREIVDRWAAAGVRMEDERDESVPRTLEGVTVVVTGSLEGFSRDSAKEAILVRGGKASGSVSKKTHFLVAGEAAGSKLDKAESLGVPVLDEAGFVRLLAEGPEAFAGEDEDAEAEDGPEAPGGAAPGAVEQA
- a CDS encoding PP2C family protein-serine/threonine phosphatase produces the protein MSEQPTTGAADPAQPEAVAVTHVGAVRELNEDAWAIVGEPLLLAAVADGMGGHEAGEVASAAAVELLEHRVPEVLAPGATHTPQELGALVHEANAAVIDSGGGRSGTTLTALACLDVERGRWAIANVGDSRAYLRPVGAPVLQQLTVDHSAVQMMVEAGELTPAEARVHPRRNVITRALGSSHALTVDVTEIDVAPGDRLLLCSDGLTGELLDEEIRAILDDAGALSEAAERLVEAALWRGGRDNITVVLVGFPRP
- a CDS encoding adenylate/guanylate cyclase domain-containing protein, with protein sequence MTRHRPDPATPVTAPLPVVPPSDGSRPDAGRPRRTPAPVAQPGWTSAMRTLDAGLVAGPPAISRREAARRLGITAGAARRISRALGYPDVPDGETVFSEEDLNAFDAVLQLVREGTLNEDTAVSLARSVGQMTDRMVVWQIEALVEDQISSEGRTDPEARRAAVDLLPQIISPLEKVMQVVYRRQLNNAVQRLTVRVEAGLAASEQGRDGSEDDAPLPLARAVGFADMVSYTTLSRTMDERTLARTVQRFESRAAEIIAAGGGWLVKTIGDEVLFNAETPEAGAEIALALSEAMAADTELPSARVSLAWGRVLSRLGDIYGPTVNLASRLTSLADPGTVLVDAMTAAALSEDERFVLVPQPPRIVRGFGEVRPSLLMNGAAQPLITD